The following is a genomic window from Neomonachus schauinslandi chromosome 15, ASM220157v2, whole genome shotgun sequence.
ATCTCTGGCATAGTAACTGGAGTGATTTCTGTGTCCTGCCTGGACTGGGACTCATTCACCCTCAGTTAGGTTCTAAGCATCTATGGCAGGAACTAGAGTGTGGGGCTTCCCAACCCCATCTGACTATGATGCTGGAGGGGATATACCTGCCCACCCACAGCCCACATTCAGATCTGGTTTATCTAAGCCAATCtctgcacaagcaggggcaagtTCACATTTAAAGGACATAGTGAAATTTGCGGCAAATGGAGCTTAATTGCTGTACAATCTTGGGCGGAGGAGCGGAGGGGGCGGGGATGACCGCAGGGACTCCCTGCTAAATATTTGAATGTTTCTCCTTGCTGGCTAGAAGGGAGCTGTATGGAAGCATCCTCATCATGGGTTTTCGAGAGAAGATGATCTTGTTATAGTTTGCAGTAGGATTTTCTCTGGCATCCGTATGAAAGTGCCTTGGCTCTGGGATAGTGGTGGGACCCATGGCCGGCATGGAGTATGAGCTCCACACCGATAACATGGTCTCTGACCTCGAGTCCTTCAACACCAAGTTTCCAGAGCACTTAGATGACTTTCTCCTTTTCAGCTGCGTGATGCTGGCTGGCTTGCTCTGCCTCGATGTCCGTTGGCTTTCCTCGAGTGCTTGCATGCATTCCAGatctctagctttgcttttctcaatGAGTCTTTTCACCATCGGGGACACATATGTGACATAGGCTGGCCAAGGGTTGTGTTTCTCAAGCATGTTCAGGGGAAGCCCGATGTTCTCTGTGAGTTCTACCAGCAAAGAGAAATACAGGTGATTTAGAGGCGCTTGCCTACAATGATCCAGTTCTTTGAAGAATTGGAGAGTATTGGAACCACATTTTGAACTTTTCCCCATCGCACAAAATTGGCCTTAACACCCCTTGTATTCAGTGGGAATAAAATCGAAACCAAAGTTGGGAGACAGAATGACATTCCATGGGGTATATCAATTAAAGGAACAGCATGGTGGTAAAGAGCAGGGAACTTGGGAGTCCAGCAGGCTTGGCTTCAgatctttatttaatattaaattgtttACATTCTggacttctatttcttttccacCAACAAAAATGGTTACCAGGAGGccattgtaaggattaaataaagcaatatattttaaggGCTTGGAACAGTTCAGCTTAGGGCCTGAAAACATGGGCTATGCAATTAGTCTGGTTGAGTCCAAATTCCTTCTATACCCACACAATCGCTGTGAACCTGAGAAACCCCTTAGCCTTTCTAAACCTTAGTTGCCTTATGTGTAAAATCGCGGTTAGAATATAATTAACTTCATAGAGCCTTCTGTGGGTTAAAGGAAATGTAAAGCttttagcacagtacctggcatgtaaTAATCAGTAAATGGTAACTATGAACATTTTGGCTATGTCTCCTCTCCTGTACTGTTTTGTTTAATCCCCCAGTTAACTGAGAATGAGACCAAGGCTGACTAGCTTGCAAAACTAGGGAATGGTGGGTTTGAACTCAGATTTAACGGGCTCAGAAATCCATAAGCTTTTCACTATAGTGCTGGCCAGAAGTTTTGGGTATTTGGGGTAGGGAGGCTTTACTAGAAAATTCTATTCATCAGTTTACCAAACATCTTCCTTTGTAGATACCAAATCATGGGCAGGTCagtccctccttttccctctgcaaCTTCACTCTGTCTAGCAGAAATGCTTCACGATTTCACTCCTGGTGGTGCTACATTCCCTGTTTTCTCAAATGGTGCATACTTTGATCATTTCAATAGGGGTTTGGGAGGCAAGGAAGCTAAAAGGTTGATCTTGCCATCTTCAACCTAAATTCAGTGAAAAACGTTATCACTGGGGATAATCAGAGACAATGCAGATTATACAGTTATTCCCAGGCTGCCTTGTGGACATTCAGGAGCTGGAGATTGTCTAGGGACAGATTTGTCAGTAAAGAATGTGTTggggacagatgttggtgaggatgcagagaaaggggaaccctcctacactgttggtgggaatgcaagctggtgcagccactctggaaaacagtatggaggttcctcaaaaagttgaaaatagagctaccataagatccagcaattgcactactgggtatttaccccaaagatacaaaagtagggatccgaaggggcacctgcaccccaatgtttaagcagcaatgtccacaatagccaaactatggaaagagcctagatgtccatcaacagatgaacggataaagaagatatggtatatatatacaatggaatattatgcagccatcaaaaaaatgaaatcttgccatttgcaacaacgtggatggaactggagggtgttatgctgagcgaaataagtcagtcagagaaagacaagtatcatatgatctcgctgatatgaggaatttgagaaccaagacagaggatcataggggaagggagggaaaatgaaacaagacaaagcCGGAGAGGGataaaaaccataagagactcttaatctcaggaagcaaattgagggttgctggagtggaggggggtgggagggatggggtggctgagtgatggacattggggagggtat
Proteins encoded in this region:
- the CDRT4 gene encoding CMT1A duplicated region transcript 4 protein — translated: MIKVANLCQIPGPWAFNVKNSLVMEMIDARKIKTEEELTENIGLPLNMLEKHNPWPAYVTYVSPMVKRLIEKSKARDLECMQALEESQRTSRQSKPASITQLKRRKSSKCSGNLVLKDSRSETMLSVWSSYSMPAMGPTTIPEPRHFHTDARENPTANYNKIIFSRKPMMRMLPYSSLLASKEKHSNI